A single Agromyces sp. CF514 DNA region contains:
- a CDS encoding sugar ABC transporter ATP-binding protein, which yields MLEETRGTDSPPPALSLRGAVKTFGPVVALADGTVEIRPGEIHALVGENGAGKSTLVKILAGLYHPDAGQFEVDGQAVAFRTVADSKAVGISVIYQEPTLFPDLTVAENIFIGRQPRGRLGLISRSEMRARATRLFEQLGVPIDPDRVAEGLSIADQQIIEIAKAISLDAKILIMDEPTAALSGVEVDRLFAVARSLRDRGAGILFISHRFDEIFALTDRITVMRDGRYIATHETASVTTPDIVREMVGRDIDQLFPKEVAEIGDVVLKVSGLTRIGVFADIDLEVRAGEIVALAGLVGAGRTEVARAIFGIDAYDRGTVELLGSPVKAHTPQAAIDAGMGFVPEDRRKQGLVMDLSVTRNVSLTLRNSLARFGLINGAQERREAAEWSKRLQVKTGSPDYAVSTLSGGNQQKVVLAKWLATEPKFLIVDEPTRGIDVGTKSEVHRLLSDLAGRGIAILMISSELPEVLGMADRVLVMHEGRITAHLDRADATPEAVMHAATASLEHSA from the coding sequence ATGCTCGAAGAGACACGCGGAACGGACTCGCCCCCGCCGGCGCTCTCGCTCCGCGGGGCGGTCAAGACCTTCGGTCCCGTCGTCGCACTGGCCGACGGCACCGTCGAGATCCGCCCCGGTGAGATCCACGCCCTCGTGGGCGAGAACGGCGCGGGCAAGTCGACCCTGGTGAAGATCCTCGCCGGCCTGTACCACCCCGACGCCGGCCAGTTCGAGGTCGACGGCCAGGCGGTCGCGTTCCGCACCGTGGCCGACAGCAAGGCCGTCGGCATCTCGGTGATCTACCAGGAGCCGACCCTCTTCCCCGACCTCACCGTCGCCGAGAACATCTTCATCGGCCGCCAGCCCCGCGGTCGCCTCGGCCTCATCAGCCGAAGCGAGATGCGTGCACGCGCCACGCGGCTCTTCGAGCAGCTCGGCGTGCCGATCGACCCCGACCGCGTCGCCGAGGGCCTGTCGATCGCCGACCAGCAGATCATCGAGATCGCCAAGGCCATCTCGCTCGACGCGAAGATCCTCATCATGGACGAGCCGACCGCCGCACTGTCGGGCGTCGAGGTCGACCGGCTGTTCGCCGTGGCGCGGAGCCTCCGCGACCGCGGCGCCGGCATCTTGTTCATCTCGCACCGGTTCGACGAGATCTTCGCGCTCACCGACCGCATCACCGTCATGCGCGACGGCCGGTACATCGCCACGCACGAGACGGCGAGCGTCACGACGCCCGACATCGTGCGCGAGATGGTCGGCCGCGACATCGACCAGCTGTTCCCCAAGGAGGTCGCCGAGATCGGCGACGTCGTGCTGAAGGTGAGCGGGCTCACCCGCATCGGCGTGTTCGCCGACATCGACCTCGAGGTGCGGGCCGGAGAGATCGTCGCACTCGCCGGGCTCGTCGGCGCGGGCCGTACCGAGGTCGCACGCGCGATCTTCGGCATCGACGCCTACGACCGGGGCACCGTCGAGCTGCTCGGCTCGCCCGTGAAGGCGCACACGCCGCAGGCCGCCATCGACGCAGGCATGGGCTTCGTGCCCGAAGACCGTCGCAAGCAGGGCCTCGTCATGGACCTGTCGGTCACGCGCAACGTCTCGCTCACGCTCCGCAACTCGCTGGCCCGCTTCGGCCTCATCAACGGCGCGCAGGAGCGACGCGAGGCGGCCGAGTGGTCGAAGCGCCTCCAGGTCAAGACCGGCTCGCCCGACTATGCGGTCTCGACGCTCTCCGGCGGCAACCAGCAGAAGGTCGTGCTCGCCAAGTGGCTCGCGACCGAGCCGAAGTTCCTCATCGTCGACGAGCCGACCCGCGGCATCGACGTCGGCACCAAGTCCGAGGTGCACCGACTGCTCTCCGACCTCGCCGGCCGGGGCATCGCGATCCTCATGATCTCGTCCGAACTGCCCGAAGTGCTCGGCATGGCCGATCGGGTGCTGGTGATGCACGAGGGGCGCATCACCGCACACCTCGACCGAGCGGATGCCACGCCCGAAGCCGTGATGCACGCGGCGACCGCCTCCTTGGAGCACAGCGCATGA
- a CDS encoding LacI family DNA-binding transcriptional regulator yields the protein MGRGQGIGLAEVARAAGVSTATVSNVLNRPEIVSPQTTARVLDAIRELDFVPNRAAATLRRGVNPLIALFVPEVANPFYSEIVGAVADEAAAHDFTIGLCVTHDDPEREVAFANSLAEQRAAAAIVVPITADAPRLSQLRRIGARLVLLDRMASSADGCSVGIDDVLGGRLAVRHLLDSGATEVTLVNGRHSIQQCADRHSGAVQALAERRFGAEALTEIVVDSMSVDAGRRVGLEIAGSAVPRAIFCANDQLAVGVIAGLRDGGVDVPGQAIVVGYGDQSLALDGPVPLTSVAQPTHHMGVEAVRCVFAEIHEGERHVHRAVQLSPELVVRDSAPATAEHRPPRGGLPEPTRQERE from the coding sequence ATGGGTCGCGGGCAGGGCATCGGGCTCGCCGAGGTCGCACGCGCCGCGGGCGTCTCGACGGCGACGGTCTCGAACGTGCTCAACCGGCCCGAGATCGTCTCCCCGCAGACGACCGCGCGCGTGCTCGACGCGATCCGCGAGCTCGATTTCGTGCCGAACCGAGCGGCCGCGACACTGCGCCGCGGCGTCAATCCGCTGATCGCCCTGTTCGTGCCAGAGGTCGCGAACCCGTTCTACTCCGAGATCGTGGGTGCCGTGGCCGACGAGGCCGCGGCGCACGACTTCACGATCGGATTGTGCGTCACCCACGACGACCCCGAGCGCGAGGTCGCCTTCGCGAACTCGCTCGCCGAGCAGCGGGCCGCCGCGGCGATCGTCGTGCCCATCACGGCCGATGCACCCCGCCTCTCGCAGCTCCGGCGCATCGGGGCGAGACTCGTGCTGCTCGACCGCATGGCGTCGAGCGCCGACGGGTGCTCGGTTGGCATCGACGACGTGCTCGGCGGGCGTCTCGCCGTGCGGCACCTGCTCGACTCGGGGGCGACCGAGGTGACCCTCGTCAACGGGCGGCATTCGATCCAGCAGTGCGCCGACCGGCATTCGGGCGCCGTGCAGGCCCTCGCCGAGCGCCGGTTCGGGGCCGAGGCGCTCACCGAGATCGTCGTCGACTCGATGTCCGTCGACGCCGGTCGCCGGGTCGGCCTCGAGATCGCCGGCTCCGCGGTTCCGCGGGCGATCTTCTGCGCCAACGACCAGCTGGCGGTCGGCGTCATCGCGGGTCTGCGCGACGGCGGCGTCGACGTGCCGGGCCAGGCGATCGTCGTCGGCTACGGCGACCAGTCGCTCGCGCTCGACGGCCCGGTGCCGTTGACATCGGTCGCGCAGCCGACGCACCATATGGGAGTCGAAGCGGTGCGGTGCGTGTTCGCCGAGATCCACGAGGGTGAGCGGCACGTCCACCGGGCGGTCCAGCTCAGCCCCGAACTCGTCGTGAGGGACTCGGCTCCCGCGACGGCCGAGCATCGCCCGCCGCGAGGGGGCCTCCCCGAACCGACGCGACAGGAGCGCGAATGA